The sequence below is a genomic window from Haloferax mediterranei ATCC 33500.
GCCGTACTCAACGTGACCCTAGCGATCTCGGGGAACCGTGGGACATCAGCGAGATCGAACACCGACGCAAGCAGGCGATGGAGCCCAGCGTCAAAGCCGAAGCAGAATCTATCGAGCGACAGGCGACTGGCGCGGAGGTTGATGCGTTCGACCCCGTTGCGCGAGAACGCGAGCGCCTCGACGTTGCAAGCCGACCAACCGCTGAGCCACGTCCGTTTGAGTCTGAACTGACGAGCGACCTCGAGCGCGAACTCGACCGTGAGACGACGTTCGAACTCGAACGGACCACGGAACTTGAGCGGGAGCTTGAAAGCGAGACTGAGCGAACGGGCGTTGAGTTCGAGACCGAGTCCGTCTACGAGATGGAGCGTGAGCTTGAGCGCGAACTTGAAATCGAATCCGAGTTCGAGTCCGAATACGAGCGTGAACGTGAGCGTTGGCCAAAGGACCCGACAGACAACGTCTTTGATGAAGATACGGGCGGGTTCGGTGTCGACGAGGATATTTGGCGGTCATCTATCGCCGATGCTGACGATCTCCTCCGTGATCTTGGAGGTGGTTGGTGATGCCTACGCTCTCGACGTATCTCCAACTCGCCGTCACGTTCATCGTCTCCATTCCTGTCAAGGATGTCCTCGATGCCATCGTCGGTCCGTTCCTCGACATTGGGTGTTCCGCTGACACACCAGTTGTCGTCGAGGGCGCACGGAACTGCCTCTACATGCAACAGGCGATGACGTGGTTCCTCGGGTTCGTCCTCGTCGGCATGTTCGTCACCGCTGTCTCTCGCGGTGTGATTCTTGGAGGTGTCCGTGCGTGAGAGTCCGCACGCTCGTCTTCGTCGCATTCGGCCTTGGGCAGGTCGCTGCGTTCGTCGTGTTTCTCAATACCGGCGTCGCGGAGCTTATCTTACTCGCCGAGTCGCTTCCCTACGTTACTGAGACGTGGGTAGCGACACCTCTCCAGCGCATTAAGAGCGCTGCGTACCTGCTCGTGGTACCCATCTTCCTCCTTAACATCATCCTCTACGCGATCTACTCAGGACACCAGGAGGAGAAACAGCAGGAGCGACTCTATCGGGGTGGCTACTGATGCGGCGGTTCAGTATCGTTCTGTTCGCTCTACTCGCTTCGGTTCTTGCGGTCTCTGCGACACCAGTTAGTGCGGCCGACGCGGGTCTCGAGCTTGCGTCACGAAACACGACCTCCTCGGACTTCAACGACGCAACGACCCTCGAAGGGTTTGAAGTCAAATCATCTGGGGACGGAGAACTCGTCGCAGCTTCAGGGATCAGTACATCTGTCCCAGACTCGTTTGAGGACGGGGATATCGCCGAATACGGCGGTTCAACGAGCTATGCGTCCGTCATCTCGAATAGCACCTTCGATGGGTCGAAGGTGCTCAATATGGAGTCGGATGGGTCCCATCAAACCATCTCCTCAACCGACACGGGAAGTGCACCCGTTCGCGGTACAACATGGCGTGTCGGGTACTACGCTGTCGGCTCCGGGAACCGTGGGTCATTCTTATGGGCCACATCTCAGGAAGATGCCAGCCCGACTGGCTACGCCCTCTCGGTTCGATGGCCCGATGACAAAATCCAGTTAATTCGGACAGACGGCGACACTTCGCCGTGGACTAATGGTGAAGTGCTTGACGAGGCGAATCTCGAACTCTCAGGCTACACTGACGAGAAACTCACCGCAGTCATCTCGTAGACAGACGGGACGATAACTGCCGACATCTATGATTCGACCGGCACGAAGTTCGCGACCGTCACCGGCGTGGACACAACGTATAGTTCGGGTGGTGAGGGCTATCACTCGACGGGAGTCGGTTCTTCGGATGTTCTCTTCGACCGTTCAGACGCAAAAGTCGGTGGGTCGTCAACCATTGACGCGACCTACGTGGGAAGTTCCCACAAGGCCTCGGACATCGAGACCGGGTTCGTCGATCTGGACCTCACCAATGCCTCGGCAACTATCACGTGGCAAGGGTCGGACGACGGGTCGACGTGGTCGAACATCACGTCGACAACTATCTCGGCGTCAGCCAACGAGACAACCGACCTCTCAACGACCTCGTACTCGCAGTACCGCGTTCGCGTCGACGCAACTGATACGGGAAGCGACGCATCAGCAACCATCTACGAGGAAGGGGTCTTGTTCAATGCCTCGACGCCAGCCACCGTAGGCGGGACCGCGATACCTGCAGATGACTCAACGATCCGTTTCAGCAACACTACCCTTTCAATCGACGTCACCGACGCCGACTTCGCGACAACACAGGGTGACTCAGTTACTGCCGAGTTCTTTGTCGACGGTACGAGTGTCGGCTCCGACACACTCACCTCGAACGGTACGGTGTCGGTGGCTACGACGGGCCTCGCAGAGGGTGACCACTCGTGGCACGTCGAGGTTGAGGACAGTTACGGTGAAACCTCTTCGAGTTCGACGAGAACCTTCGAGGTTGACCACTTCGAACCGGTCGTCAACAACTCGTCGCTTACCCCCGAAGACGGGTCCCAACTGACGTCACAAACGGTCAATCTCTCAGCAGAAGTCACTGACAGCGACTTCCAATTTGATGGGGATTCCCTCACTGTTGAGTTCGTCGTTGACGGGAGTGTCGTCGGCACAGACACCCTCTCCAGCAATGGGACTGCAACCTACACGTACGACGCTGGGTCTGGGTCGTTCGACTGGAACGTCCAGGTCAGCGACCAGTACGGAACTGGTGTCGACACGGTATCGGCAACCCAATCAGTCGCCTCTCCTTCGACCGTCTACATCCGAAACGTCTCCTCTGGTAGCCTCATCACCGAGACTGCATCTGTCGAGGCACGCCTCTTCTCAGGTGAAGAGATCTTCTCTAAGAACGCCACCAACGGTACAATAGATCTGACTGGTGTTTCCCCCGGGCAGGGCTACATCCTCCAGCTTCGCGTCGACGACTATGTCCTCCGGACCATCGCAGTCCGCTCGATCTATGAACAACAGACTGCGTATCTCCTCCCAGAGAACGAATCGACCGTCTACAACGAGTTCCACCTCGCCGACAACACCAACGAGTTCGATACCAGCGAGACGGTCCTCTACGTCGAGCGACCCATCGACAAGAACGGTACACTTGAGTGGCGGACAGTCACGGGCGACTACTTCGGTAGTGACGGGGTATTCAAAACGACGCTCGAAAAGGACCAGCGCTACCAGCTGACCATCGAAAACAACGACGGTGACCGGCGTGAACTCGGGAGTTACATCGCAGCCGCGAACACCTCTGCGACGCTCACTGTCGGCGAAATCGTCTGGAAGAGTCCCAGCGGAGACACCTACCAGTGGGACGCGTACATCGACAAAGAGGACGACCCTCACGTTTTCAAATTCGTTTACTCAGACCCAGAAGACCAGACAACTGCGCTCAATGTGACTGTCTTCGAGCGTGGGAACGAGAGTAACGTCCTCTTGCAGACTAACCAAACAGGTTCTATCTCGTCGTTCCAACGGAGTGAACCACTTTCTACGGCAGAGAGTCAGACTCAGTGGATCGTCAACTTCACCGCCACACGAAACGGCTCAGTTCGACCCGTTCAAGAACCAATCTCGGGAGTGTCTGGAGTCAACATCCCAGTCGACCAACGATGGGCAACCCTCGGCGGATACCTTCTCGTCATCGGGATTGGTGCCCTCTTCCCCTCGACGATGGCTCGGGCCGGAGCGGTCACCGTCGTTGCCGTCGCTACTGGGCTCTCGTGGCTCGGACTCGTCCCGATTCCTATCGAGGTCATCGGTCTCGGTGGTGCAATCGCACTTCTCGGCGTCGTTGCCGAGTTCAACAGCAGGTACTAACAGATGAGAGTCACAGTTCCAATGCTCATCGTCATCTCGTGTGCGGTCGCCGGAGCCATCATGGAAGGTTCCGGATTCAATACGGCCGTCGGTATCGGGAAAGCGACGGGGCTGCAAGACGACGCTGCACAACTCGGAAACAACGCCTCAGAGTTCCGCGCCGAACGGGCCGGTGGTGGTAGCGGGTCCTATCTCGGCCTCACCGCTGACTCAACACGTGCCTTCGTCGGAATCCTCAAGTGGAGCCTCATGCTTCCGCTGGCGCTCCAAAACATCGGGTTCCCCGGCTGGTTCGTCATCCCACTTGGCTGGCCGATCCAATTCATCAACTACGTCGGCATCTGGCAGATAATCCGGGGGATGAGAGTCTCATGAGTATCGACTGTTGGTTCCAATCCGACGCTCACACGTGCATCTTTGGTGAGCCAGGTTGGTCCGGTGCTATCGGCGAGTCGACACTCGCGATTTTTATCGTCGCCATTGTCGTCATCCCGATCTACAACAAGACCGGGGACTTCGTACTCCCAGCGGTGCTGCTCGCTCTCATCTCCGGGATGGCTCTTCCGCTACTACCCGGAACCATCGCGAGCATCGCGTGGACTGTCCTGTTTATCTCAGTCGCTGGCTCGCTGTTCATCCTCCTCTTCCGGATGGTGATCGAATGATACACCGACTCCAGACGTCCTGGGCGAGACTCGTCCAGGCCGAGGACTCGCTCGATGGTCGCGAGCGTGCGCTCCTCGACCTCGTATTCATCGACTGGTTGCTCGTCGCCGTCATGGTCGCACCGACCTCGAAACACGTCTCCCTGCCACCCGTGGTCAGCGAGGTCGCAACCTACCTCGCCATCGGAATGGTAACAACGACAGTCGCACTCCCCCTCGTCGCGGAGGTCCTTGACCGATGAGCCTCCTTTGGCACCTGCTGACGCCGTCTGTTCCCCTCCACGAACTCACTCACGCACTCGCAGCGCTCCCGTGGGCTTCAAACATCGACGCGAGTCTCCTCCGCGATGACGCACAGGTTGATGTGACACTTCCCGAAGGGACGCCACTGTGGGCCGTCTATCTCGTCTCACTCGCGCCCACACTCGTAGGACTCGGTCTCCTGCTCGGCCTTATTGCCCTCTTCGGCGTTCCGTCGGTCTCAGCGCTATCGGGGTTTGCCATCCACGAACTCGGTCTTCTCGTCATCCTCGCGCTCAACTGGGTGATCTTCACGTACCCATCACGGGGAGATCGTCGCCCGCTCGGCTAGTTCGGCGACCGAATTTTCCTCAGTACCCAGTCGACCGCGTCGAGCACATAGCCTAAGATGGCGTGGGTAAACAGAATCCCAACTGCGACGGCTGATACAATTATGAGGGATCTAGGGAGAACACTGTCAAAAAATAGACTCATGAGTGCGGTGAGTTGGCCTTCCAGTTGGAATCCAAGAGATGGGTGGTGTCCAGAGGTAAACCGATTGAGATATTCACGATGAGAAATAGTGCTACAAGTATAGAACATTATTTTGAATAGTATCGACAGCAATTTTAGAAATCCAATATTACTGTCTATTGGATATATATATATATATATATATATATATATATATATATATATATATATACGACCACGAGAAACACAATTGAGGAGCTTGAATTTCGTATCAACCAGATCCTGCGTTAGTGTCTGATCCTTGGGTTAATCCTCTTGATCCCCAATTAGTATCCTCGGGATGA
It includes:
- a CDS encoding autotransporter outer membrane beta-barrel domain-containing protein — protein: MDTTYSSGGEGYHSTGVGSSDVLFDRSDAKVGGSSTIDATYVGSSHKASDIETGFVDLDLTNASATITWQGSDDGSTWSNITSTTISASANETTDLSTTSYSQYRVRVDATDTGSDASATIYEEGVLFNASTPATVGGTAIPADDSTIRFSNTTLSIDVTDADFATTQGDSVTAEFFVDGTSVGSDTLTSNGTVSVATTGLAEGDHSWHVEVEDSYGETSSSSTRTFEVDHFEPVVNNSSLTPEDGSQLTSQTVNLSAEVTDSDFQFDGDSLTVEFVVDGSVVGTDTLSSNGTATYTYDAGSGSFDWNVQVSDQYGTGVDTVSATQSVASPSTVYIRNVSSGSLITETASVEARLFSGEEIFSKNATNGTIDLTGVSPGQGYILQLRVDDYVLRTIAVRSIYEQQTAYLLPENESTVYNEFHLADNTNEFDTSETVLYVERPIDKNGTLEWRTVTGDYFGSDGVFKTTLEKDQRYQLTIENNDGDRRELGSYIAAANTSATLTVGEIVWKSPSGDTYQWDAYIDKEDDPHVFKFVYSDPEDQTTALNVTVFERGNESNVLLQTNQTGSISSFQRSEPLSTAESQTQWIVNFTATRNGSVRPVQEPISGVSGVNIPVDQRWATLGGYLLVIGIGALFPSTMARAGAVTVVAVATGLSWLGLVPIPIEVIGLGGAIALLGVVAEFNSRY